In Phycisphaeraceae bacterium, a genomic segment contains:
- a CDS encoding PH domain-containing protein: MRQDAILRRAQFDDKVINYWMVSTVIICVFSIVGVVVLPILLIVLRPILRRYLDRISCELTERSLILRKGWLNRVEKTIPLDKITDLAMFQGPIMRAMNLQGFRVETAGSGGAATGYLVSMVGIIDTMEFRDAVLSQKDAVESVGRTAPLPTPTPSASNETGSDQAYLREIRDILARIETCLLSDRKPHD, from the coding sequence ATGCGACAGGACGCCATTCTCCGCCGGGCCCAATTCGACGACAAGGTTATCAACTACTGGATGGTGAGTACGGTCATCATCTGTGTCTTCTCGATCGTGGGGGTGGTGGTCCTGCCGATTCTGTTGATCGTTCTTCGCCCGATTCTCAGACGCTACCTCGATCGCATCAGTTGCGAGCTCACCGAGCGGTCGCTCATTCTTCGTAAGGGGTGGCTCAATCGCGTGGAAAAGACCATCCCGCTCGACAAGATCACGGACCTGGCCATGTTTCAAGGTCCGATCATGCGGGCCATGAATCTCCAGGGCTTCAGGGTCGAGACCGCAGGTTCGGGCGGCGCAGCCACCGGGTATCTGGTCAGCATGGTCGGCATCATCGACACGATGGAATTCCGGGATGCTGTCTTGTCACAAAAAGATGCGGTCGAGTCAGTCGGCCGAACGGCACCCCTGCCGACCCCGACGCCCTCAGCGTCCAATGAAACCGGGAGCGACCAGGCCTACCTCCGCGAAATCCGTGACATCCTGGCCCGCATCGAAACATGCCTTCTGTCCGACCGCAAACCCCACGACTGA
- a CDS encoding dihydrofolate reductase, whose protein sequence is MGRNRVIGNMGSIPWRLRADFQHFRRTTMGHAVIMGRKTWESLPTKPLSGRLNIVLTSQSEFEAPPEVRIVHSLERALALCADDPEPFVIGGGEIYHMALPLAQRIYRTVVDLEPAGDATFPDLGPEWQVRRESRYEPQGDHTPEFVIQVLEREMIESDKAGS, encoded by the coding sequence ATGGGTCGGAACCGGGTTATCGGGAACATGGGCTCGATCCCGTGGCGTCTTCGCGCTGACTTTCAGCACTTCCGCCGGACCACCATGGGTCATGCTGTCATTATGGGACGCAAGACCTGGGAGAGCCTCCCGACAAAGCCCCTATCGGGGCGGCTCAATATCGTGTTGACATCGCAGAGCGAATTCGAGGCCCCGCCCGAAGTCCGAATTGTGCACAGCCTAGAGCGCGCACTTGCTCTTTGTGCGGACGATCCCGAGCCTTTCGTCATCGGCGGGGGAGAGATCTATCACATGGCTCTGCCTCTGGCTCAACGTATCTATAGAACAGTGGTCGATCTCGAACCTGCTGGGGACGCCACCTTTCCGGATCTGGGGCCCGAGTGGCAAGTGAGGCGCGAGTCTCGCTATGAACCACAGGGTGATCACACTCCCGAATTTGTGATCCAGGTTCTGGAACGGGAAATGATCGAGAGCGACAAAGCCGGGTCATAA
- a CDS encoding PEP-CTERM sorting domain-containing protein, whose product MKNAIALIVVAGLAAAASAQDFEISVVAPNEVAPGATYTVEFWGSVSGAPWVQGTSAMSGFGIDAVASAGAAGVGGVANQVIASWASGFGTAGTIQGANIVGTSGGQLANLFGFLNPNINMSNPILLFSFDVTVANGFFGTITYSAANPNVNGGLSFYPVSTDGASIIAPNDSGTTLTLLSASTRIIPAPASLALLGLGGMVAGRRRR is encoded by the coding sequence ATGAAGAATGCAATCGCTCTTATCGTCGTTGCGGGTCTTGCAGCTGCTGCTTCCGCTCAGGATTTCGAGATTTCCGTTGTCGCCCCGAATGAGGTCGCTCCGGGCGCTACCTACACCGTTGAGTTCTGGGGCTCGGTCAGTGGCGCTCCGTGGGTGCAGGGCACCAGTGCGATGTCCGGCTTCGGCATCGACGCGGTCGCCTCGGCTGGTGCAGCCGGCGTCGGCGGCGTTGCTAATCAGGTCATCGCTAGCTGGGCTTCGGGCTTCGGCACTGCTGGCACCATCCAGGGCGCCAACATCGTCGGTACCTCGGGTGGCCAGCTCGCCAACCTGTTCGGGTTCCTGAACCCCAACATCAACATGAGCAACCCGATCCTCCTGTTCTCCTTCGATGTGACCGTTGCCAACGGGTTCTTCGGCACGATCACCTACTCGGCTGCAAACCCCAACGTCAACGGCGGCCTGTCCTTCTACCCCGTCAGCACTGACGGCGCGTCGATCATCGCCCCGAATGACTCGGGCACGACCCTCACCCTGCTGAGCGCTTCGACTCGTATCATCCCGGCTCCCGCTTCGCTGGCCCTCCTCGGCCTCGGCGGCATGGTCGCTGGTCGCCGTCGCCGCTAA
- a CDS encoding PEP-CTERM sorting domain-containing protein, producing MKNLFAIAAVAGLAGASMAGGFTVYAVAPAVVNPGDTYTVEFWAEFSDARFINGTGVGTSAIAGFGLDALGTGNIAGVSTASINASLLFGSNTGVAGGGNVTGIIGGQLANLFGFLNPNINQNNPIMLFTIDVTAGAGGFITYTAGNPNVNGGLSFYPDSQDGASIVAPNDPSTSLNFIGASTFVVPAPASLALLGLGAMAARRRR from the coding sequence ATGAAGAATCTGTTTGCGATCGCAGCTGTTGCCGGCCTTGCCGGTGCTTCCATGGCTGGTGGTTTCACCGTGTACGCCGTTGCTCCGGCAGTGGTGAACCCCGGTGACACCTACACCGTCGAGTTCTGGGCCGAGTTCAGCGACGCCCGCTTCATCAATGGTACCGGCGTGGGTACCAGCGCAATCGCTGGTTTCGGTCTTGATGCGCTCGGCACCGGCAACATCGCCGGCGTCAGCACCGCCAGCATCAACGCCAGCCTCCTGTTCGGTTCGAACACTGGCGTCGCTGGTGGCGGCAACGTGACTGGCATCATCGGTGGCCAGTTGGCCAACCTCTTCGGCTTCCTGAACCCCAACATCAATCAGAACAACCCGATCATGTTGTTCACCATTGATGTGACCGCGGGCGCTGGTGGCTTCATCACCTACACCGCTGGCAACCCGAACGTCAACGGCGGCCTGTCCTTCTACCCGGACAGCCAGGACGGTGCTTCGATCGTTGCTCCCAATGATCCCAGCACCTCGCTGAACTTCATCGGCGCTTCGACGTTCGTCGTCCCCGCCCCGGCTTCGCTGGCCCTCCTCGGCCTCGGCGCCATGGCGGCCCGTCGTCGTCGCTAA
- a CDS encoding PEP-CTERM sorting domain-containing protein (PEP-CTERM proteins occur, often in large numbers, in the proteomes of bacteria that also encode an exosortase, a predicted intramembrane cysteine proteinase. The presence of a PEP-CTERM domain at a protein's C-terminus predicts cleavage within the sorting domain, followed by covalent anchoring to some some component of the (usually Gram-negative) cell surface. Many PEP-CTERM proteins exhibit an unusual sequence composition that includes large numbers of potential glycosylation sites. Expression of one such protein has been shown restore the ability of a bacterium to form floc, a type of biofilm.), producing MLASLAEFESLDSLANPGTASGRSLVGVIGGQLANLFGFLNPDVDMSNPILLFSFQVRAMFEGQAIYTPGQPHPEGALSYYPDATMGPSINSNMPGTTLTLIGAKTRIIPAPASLALLGLGAMAARRRR from the coding sequence ATGCTTGCTTCACTTGCAGAGTTTGAATCTCTCGATTCCCTTGCTAACCCCGGGACGGCATCTGGTCGAAGCCTGGTTGGAGTGATCGGAGGTCAGCTTGCAAATCTTTTTGGCTTCCTCAACCCCGATGTCGATATGAGTAATCCTATTCTGTTGTTTTCCTTCCAAGTCAGAGCGATGTTCGAAGGCCAGGCCATCTATACCCCCGGGCAGCCACATCCAGAAGGAGCACTGAGTTATTACCCGGATGCGACGATGGGACCCTCGATCAACAGCAACATGCCGGGGACAACCCTGACGTTGATTGGCGCGAAAACAAGGATTATCCCCGCCCCGGCTTCGCTGGCCCTCCTCGGCCTCGGCGCCATGGCGGCCCGTCGTCGTCGCTAA
- a CDS encoding adenine phosphoribosyltransferase produces the protein MHDLARFIRDVPNFPKPGIVFKDFTPLLADPAALALAVELMANPYRGKGIDLVIGAESRGFIFGIAIAQALSAGFVPIRKPGKLPRSVHGVDYALEYGSDRLEIHSDALGVGQRILLVDDLMATGGTMRASCELVKMSGADIAGITVLIELNYLDGRSKLRNYGELHSVIQYDGVE, from the coding sequence ATGCACGACCTTGCACGCTTTATCCGCGACGTGCCCAACTTCCCCAAGCCAGGCATCGTCTTTAAGGACTTCACGCCCCTGCTCGCCGACCCCGCCGCGCTCGCACTCGCCGTCGAACTCATGGCCAACCCATACCGCGGCAAAGGCATCGACCTCGTCATCGGTGCCGAAAGCCGCGGCTTCATCTTCGGCATCGCAATCGCCCAGGCACTCTCGGCCGGTTTCGTCCCCATCCGAAAGCCCGGTAAACTCCCACGCTCCGTCCACGGAGTCGACTACGCCCTCGAATACGGCTCAGACCGACTCGAAATTCATTCAGATGCTCTCGGCGTCGGCCAACGCATCCTCCTCGTCGACGACCTCATGGCGACCGGAGGCACCATGCGTGCTTCCTGCGAACTCGTCAAGATGTCCGGTGCCGACATCGCCGGCATCACCGTCCTCATCGAACTCAACTACCTCGATGGCCGCAGCAAACTCCGAAACTATGGCGAGCTCCACTCCGTCATTCAGTACGACGGCGTGGAATGA
- a CDS encoding co-chaperone GroES — protein sequence MAQSGAKSPELETVEPIGARILLRKDEDKKQTKTGIHLPDKIEIPTLTGRVVAISAQVANDDDYPIKQYDRVLFNPKHGIPVDFEGDNRLFVIPVEDVVAVFRKESK from the coding sequence ATGGCACAGAGTGGCGCGAAAAGTCCTGAACTTGAAACCGTGGAGCCGATTGGCGCCCGAATTCTGCTTCGCAAGGATGAAGACAAGAAGCAGACGAAGACTGGGATTCACCTTCCTGACAAGATCGAGATTCCGACGTTGACTGGGCGCGTGGTTGCGATATCGGCGCAGGTTGCCAATGACGATGACTATCCGATCAAGCAGTACGACCGGGTGCTGTTCAATCCAAAGCACGGGATTCCGGTGGATTTCGAGGGCGATAACCGGCTCTTCGTGATTCCCGTTGAGGATGTGGTGGCGGTGTTCCGCAAGGAATCGAAGTGA
- the aroA gene encoding 3-phosphoshikimate 1-carboxyvinyltransferase, with the protein MGGVDRDAVLGAMNGPLADLPDPLPIPPIVRGVARAQSVVSIRPPGSKSLTNRLILLAALAKGVSVVRHALVEADDAERMLDAVACLGARVDRTDATAVRITGVDGRWKVPAEGVEIFLNNAGTATRFLAASALLSTGPITIDGNERMRARPMGELIAALRTLGAEVQELGATGCPPIRIVPPKDGVPSVNMIEFGRTQSSQFISGLLMTASCLPHGLTFNLGPEPTSASYVRMTVQMLEELGVDVRLSEQMRIIRVLPGLKAFDEEVEPDASGATYWWAAGALIPGGCVRVVGLSPSSSQGDAAFVDQLANMGAVIRRSDEQPPWVEVRGVQSLGPTLADMSNMPDATMSLAVCCAFAGGTSILRGVRTLRVKECDRIDALQRELGRLGVTIACDVNSDSDVMTLTPPIEPIASWTDTGAEPIEFETYDDHRMAMSLALVGLRRPNVSIRNPQCVAKTYPTFWREFAKLYD; encoded by the coding sequence GTGGGGGGAGTAGATCGAGATGCTGTTCTCGGCGCGATGAACGGGCCTTTGGCGGACCTTCCCGATCCGCTGCCTATTCCGCCGATCGTGCGAGGTGTGGCACGGGCGCAATCGGTGGTCAGCATTCGGCCGCCGGGGTCGAAGAGTCTGACGAATCGACTGATCCTGCTGGCGGCACTGGCCAAGGGTGTGAGCGTGGTGCGGCACGCGCTGGTGGAAGCCGACGATGCGGAACGCATGCTTGATGCGGTTGCGTGTCTTGGGGCGCGAGTTGATCGGACGGATGCGACGGCTGTTCGGATTACTGGCGTCGACGGGCGTTGGAAGGTGCCGGCTGAGGGAGTCGAGATCTTTCTGAACAATGCGGGTACTGCGACGCGGTTTCTGGCGGCGTCGGCACTGCTCTCGACGGGGCCGATCACGATTGATGGCAATGAACGGATGCGTGCGAGGCCGATGGGGGAGTTGATCGCGGCGCTGCGCACTCTTGGTGCGGAGGTGCAGGAGCTTGGCGCGACGGGGTGCCCGCCGATCAGGATTGTGCCGCCGAAGGATGGCGTGCCGAGCGTGAACATGATCGAGTTCGGGCGGACGCAGTCGAGCCAATTTATTTCGGGTCTGCTGATGACGGCTTCGTGTCTGCCGCATGGCCTGACGTTCAATCTTGGGCCCGAGCCGACGAGTGCATCTTATGTGCGCATGACGGTGCAGATGCTCGAAGAGCTTGGAGTTGATGTACGTCTGAGTGAGCAGATGCGGATCATTCGCGTGCTGCCGGGGCTCAAGGCGTTTGACGAAGAAGTCGAGCCGGACGCGAGCGGTGCGACGTACTGGTGGGCAGCGGGGGCGTTGATCCCGGGCGGGTGTGTGCGAGTGGTGGGACTGAGCCCGAGCAGTTCGCAGGGGGATGCAGCGTTCGTCGATCAGCTTGCGAACATGGGAGCAGTGATTCGGCGCAGCGATGAGCAGCCGCCATGGGTCGAGGTGCGTGGCGTGCAGTCGCTCGGGCCGACGCTTGCCGACATGTCGAACATGCCCGATGCGACGATGTCGCTTGCGGTGTGCTGCGCGTTTGCGGGCGGGACGTCGATTTTGCGAGGGGTGCGAACGCTGCGTGTCAAGGAATGCGATCGCATCGACGCCTTGCAGCGCGAGCTCGGGCGGCTTGGGGTGACGATCGCGTGCGATGTCAACAGCGATTCGGACGTGATGACATTGACGCCTCCGATCGAACCGATCGCGTCGTGGACCGACACGGGCGCTGAGCCGATAGAGTTCGAAACGTACGACGATCATCGAATGGCGATGTCGCTTGCGTTGGTGGGGCTGCGAAGACCGAACGTGTCGATCAGGAATCCGCAGTGCGTCGCGAAGACATATCCGACGTTCTGGCGCGAGTTTGCGAAGTTGTATGATTGA
- a CDS encoding LON peptidase substrate-binding domain-containing protein translates to MSDGQAISVNFARDVPLFPLDAIVLLPQQVLPLHIFEPRYLQMVARCLDGAGQIALAVIDDALPPPTDGPPPLKNAVCIGQIVQHETLPDGRYNILLQGICRARIVRESPPPEGQLFRAARLEPIGEPNPDAAHLDHLREWIQTELSEGSLRHLALAEHVAEYVRDDHVPNAAVFELISFALLSDPHTRYRLLAEGDLDQRVLILERELKQLSTLISRIEHQKPNEWPKGCSWN, encoded by the coding sequence ATGTCCGACGGACAGGCCATTTCGGTAAACTTTGCCCGGGATGTCCCCCTCTTCCCGCTCGATGCCATTGTCCTCCTGCCTCAGCAGGTTCTGCCCTTGCACATTTTTGAGCCGCGATACCTCCAAATGGTCGCCAGATGCCTCGACGGCGCAGGCCAAATCGCATTGGCCGTCATCGATGATGCCCTTCCGCCACCGACCGATGGGCCTCCGCCGCTCAAGAATGCAGTCTGCATCGGCCAAATCGTCCAGCACGAAACCCTGCCCGATGGTCGTTACAACATCCTTCTCCAAGGTATCTGCCGCGCACGCATCGTTCGCGAATCTCCCCCACCCGAAGGCCAACTCTTCCGCGCCGCACGCCTCGAACCGATCGGTGAACCAAACCCCGACGCTGCCCATCTCGACCACCTCCGCGAGTGGATCCAGACCGAACTTTCCGAAGGCTCATTGCGCCACCTCGCTCTGGCCGAGCACGTCGCCGAATACGTCCGCGACGACCATGTACCCAACGCTGCTGTCTTCGAGCTCATCTCCTTTGCTCTTCTGAGCGATCCGCACACACGCTATCGCCTGCTGGCCGAGGGCGACCTCGATCAGCGAGTGCTGATTCTGGAGCGGGAACTCAAACAACTCTCCACACTGATCTCGCGGATAGAGCACCAGAAACCAAACGAATGGCCAAAGGGTTGCAGCTGGAACTAA
- a CDS encoding HD domain-containing protein encodes MTQTKRLTLRELTPSVRIEGPFSISNAQLGRTRNDKPYLRCLIGDKSGQVPGRMWSIEEAAFESLPREGFVWIEGETQAYQGELQLIIHAINSIEPTPEQLRDLMPCSLRPAGEMFDELVALLGKVQHPAMQALVAVYLEDEFLMDQFRTAPAAKSLHHAYLGGLLEHTLALINLAYAVCPLYPRINQDLVVVGLFLHDLGKTRELAFDSTFTYTDRGELVGHIVEGAIMLHDKVQTLMREKGVRLPNSVMTVLQHIILSHHGVPEFGAAKIPSTPEAILVSLLDNVDAKTTIALDAARPVIAATADLGGNFTEKQWALDTKLFKPDPLSK; translated from the coding sequence ATGACACAAACCAAACGACTCACGCTGCGCGAACTGACCCCCTCGGTTCGCATCGAAGGCCCGTTCTCGATCTCCAACGCACAACTCGGGCGCACACGCAACGACAAGCCCTACCTCCGCTGCCTCATCGGCGATAAATCCGGGCAGGTGCCCGGCCGAATGTGGTCCATCGAGGAAGCCGCCTTCGAGTCCCTTCCCCGCGAGGGCTTCGTCTGGATCGAAGGCGAAACCCAGGCCTACCAGGGCGAACTGCAACTCATCATTCACGCCATCAACTCCATCGAACCCACCCCCGAACAACTTCGCGATCTCATGCCATGCTCGTTGCGACCGGCTGGCGAGATGTTTGACGAACTTGTCGCGCTCCTCGGCAAGGTCCAGCACCCGGCCATGCAAGCCCTCGTGGCGGTCTATCTCGAAGATGAGTTTCTCATGGATCAGTTTCGTACTGCCCCGGCTGCCAAGAGCCTGCATCACGCCTACCTCGGCGGCCTGCTTGAGCACACACTGGCGCTGATCAACCTCGCCTACGCCGTGTGCCCGCTGTATCCACGGATCAATCAGGATCTTGTCGTCGTCGGGCTGTTCCTGCACGATCTTGGCAAGACACGCGAACTCGCATTCGACAGCACATTCACCTACACCGATCGCGGCGAACTCGTCGGGCACATCGTCGAAGGTGCGATCATGCTGCACGACAAAGTGCAGACACTCATGCGCGAAAAGGGCGTGCGACTCCCCAATTCCGTCATGACCGTGCTTCAGCACATCATCCTCTCGCATCACGGCGTGCCCGAGTTCGGCGCTGCCAAGATACCCTCCACGCCCGAAGCGATCCTCGTCTCGCTGCTCGACAACGTCGATGCCAAGACCACCATCGCCCTCGATGCTGCGCGCCCGGTCATCGCGGCAACCGCAGACCTCGGCGGCAACTTCACCGAAAAGCAATGGGCACTCGACACCAAACTCTTCAAGCCGGACCCGTTGAGCAAGTAA
- a CDS encoding superoxide dismutase, producing the protein MERRTTIMESINRRAALGTIAGLGGAASLGALAPTAFAASLLTADDLGWDEEKLEYTLPPLPYAPEALEPAIDRETMTIHHSRHHASYVAGLNRALKVLTDLRHGNADSALISHWSKQLSFHGSGHVNHTLFWLAMAPPAKGGGGMPNGKLASQIERDFGSYEQFAAHFKAAATAVEASGWAWLAWEPIARQLLVLQMENQQKLLMTGVIPILGIDVWEHAYYLKYQNRRADYVDAFMTVINWGWAAKRFEAMRP; encoded by the coding sequence ATGGAACGGAGGACCACCATCATGGAATCGATCAACCGTCGCGCAGCCCTCGGAACCATCGCAGGCCTCGGCGGCGCCGCCTCACTTGGCGCCCTCGCTCCAACCGCGTTCGCGGCTTCTCTCCTCACCGCCGACGACCTCGGCTGGGATGAAGAGAAACTCGAATACACCCTTCCCCCACTGCCCTACGCCCCCGAAGCCCTCGAACCCGCGATCGACCGCGAAACCATGACCATCCACCACAGCAGGCACCATGCCTCCTACGTCGCAGGCCTCAACCGCGCACTCAAAGTCCTCACCGACCTGCGCCACGGCAACGCCGACAGCGCCCTCATCAGTCACTGGTCAAAACAACTCAGTTTCCACGGCTCAGGGCATGTCAATCACACCCTCTTCTGGCTCGCTATGGCACCCCCGGCCAAAGGCGGAGGCGGAATGCCCAACGGAAAACTCGCTTCTCAGATCGAACGCGACTTCGGGTCCTACGAACAATTCGCAGCCCATTTCAAGGCTGCGGCCACAGCCGTCGAGGCTTCAGGCTGGGCATGGTTGGCCTGGGAACCCATCGCTCGCCAACTCCTTGTGCTCCAGATGGAAAATCAGCAGAAACTCCTCATGACAGGTGTTATCCCCATACTCGGGATCGACGTCTGGGAGCACGCCTACTACCTCAAGTACCAGAATCGCAGGGCAGACTACGTCGACGCCTTCATGACCGTGATCAACTGGGGCTGGGCTGCGAAACGGTTCGAAGCAATGCGACCCTGA
- the tsf gene encoding translation elongation factor Ts → MMSETISPKDVMNLRNRTGLPMMDCKKALAEAGGNVDTAEELLRKQLKGKMEKRVDRAAGEGRIGIAISEASGSAAIVELRAETDFTAKNEMFVNATNKIAELVLAAHGAGEVALPAQATAIIDDLRISTGENISIARAHKIIGESGTTAYGRYVHHDGKIGALIQAEGSINDETLRQICMHVVAAVPRPVGVNASDIPANIVEKERAFRIEQAMESGKPKEIAEKMVEGGMRKFYAEIALMEQPFVMDPAKTITEVVGPKATILAFYRWEVGEQA, encoded by the coding sequence ATGATGTCCGAAACGATCAGCCCCAAAGACGTGATGAATCTTCGTAACCGCACAGGCCTGCCGATGATGGACTGCAAGAAAGCCCTCGCCGAAGCCGGTGGCAACGTCGACACCGCCGAAGAACTGCTGCGCAAGCAACTCAAGGGAAAGATGGAAAAGCGAGTCGATCGCGCAGCTGGCGAAGGACGAATCGGCATCGCAATCTCCGAAGCAAGCGGTTCGGCCGCGATCGTCGAACTCCGCGCCGAGACCGACTTCACCGCCAAGAACGAAATGTTCGTCAACGCCACCAACAAGATCGCCGAACTCGTACTCGCAGCCCACGGCGCAGGTGAAGTTGCATTGCCCGCTCAGGCCACCGCGATCATCGACGACCTGCGCATCTCCACCGGCGAGAACATCTCCATCGCTCGCGCCCACAAAATCATCGGCGAATCTGGCACCACCGCTTACGGCCGATACGTTCACCACGACGGCAAGATCGGCGCGCTCATTCAGGCCGAAGGTTCCATCAACGATGAAACCCTCCGCCAGATCTGCATGCACGTCGTCGCAGCCGTCCCCAGGCCCGTCGGCGTCAACGCGTCGGACATCCCCGCCAACATCGTCGAAAAGGAACGCGCATTCCGCATCGAACAAGCAATGGAAAGCGGAAAGCCCAAGGAAATCGCTGAAAAAATGGTCGAGGGCGGCATGCGCAAGTTCTACGCCGAGATCGCCCTCATGGAACAGCCCTTCGTCATGGACCCCGCCAAGACCATCACCGAAGTAGTCGGCCCCAAGGCAACCATCCTCGCGTTCTACCGCTGGGAAGTCGGCGAACAGGCCTGA
- the rpsB gene encoding 30S ribosomal protein S2: protein MADSLVQDLIEAGIHFGQRASGWNPKMQPYIFGKRNGIHIIDIKETVKGLLLAKRFITRTVADGKDVCFIGTKRQAKTVIEQHAADVKMHYVTERWLGGTLTNFRTIRSRLKRLEELEAIEANDNFQSYSKKMESQLRREMRKIKRNLDGIRNMHKLPGALVVIDVVREQTAVREARKLGIPTICLIDTDGDPELADIPIPGNDDSMRSIDVIMRELCKAVTEGKQSRAVTESASPAEPSAPGEPGQQRRSSRARFRADDSGTGAGEGDTDRQAASATADS from the coding sequence ATGGCAGACTCACTCGTTCAGGATCTCATCGAAGCAGGCATTCATTTCGGCCAGCGCGCCAGCGGCTGGAACCCGAAGATGCAGCCGTACATTTTCGGCAAGCGCAACGGGATCCACATCATCGACATCAAGGAAACCGTCAAAGGTCTCCTCCTGGCCAAGCGATTCATCACCCGCACCGTCGCCGATGGCAAGGACGTCTGTTTCATCGGCACCAAGCGCCAGGCCAAGACTGTCATCGAGCAGCACGCAGCCGACGTCAAGATGCACTACGTCACCGAGCGCTGGCTCGGCGGCACCCTCACCAACTTCCGCACCATCCGCTCACGCCTCAAGAGGCTCGAAGAACTTGAAGCCATCGAGGCCAACGACAACTTCCAGTCCTACTCCAAGAAAATGGAAAGCCAGCTCCGTCGCGAAATGCGCAAGATCAAGCGCAACCTCGACGGCATCCGCAACATGCACAAACTGCCAGGCGCCCTCGTCGTCATCGACGTTGTCCGCGAGCAGACCGCTGTCCGCGAAGCCCGCAAACTCGGCATCCCCACGATCTGCCTCATCGACACCGACGGCGACCCCGAACTGGCAGACATCCCGATCCCCGGCAACGACGACTCCATGCGCTCCATCGACGTGATCATGCGCGAACTGTGCAAAGCCGTCACCGAAGGCAAGCAATCACGGGCCGTGACCGAATCGGCATCGCCCGCCGAACCCTCTGCCCCCGGCGAACCCGGACAGCAGCGCCGCTCGTCCAGAGCACGCTTCCGGGCCGACGATAGTGGCACAGGTGCTGGCGAAGGCGATACCGATCGCCAGGCCGCATCTGCCACTGCCGATTCCTGA
- a CDS encoding PilZ domain-containing protein, with amino-acid sequence MHEESGLIVRRHARRDLVLPASISIAPEHQAMVRFSSNICERDGWVRATLTDFSPGGIGLMTHVYVPRMAVLRVRVRELADDEGSPILDIKARVQRVIMTDRRPAYLIGTSFVDVTDEQRAIIHRIAARMDDQDSN; translated from the coding sequence ATGCACGAAGAGAGCGGATTGATTGTGCGGCGGCACGCCCGGCGGGACCTCGTCCTGCCAGCGAGCATTTCGATCGCCCCAGAGCACCAGGCGATGGTTCGTTTCAGCTCGAACATCTGTGAGCGCGATGGATGGGTTCGTGCGACACTGACGGACTTCAGCCCGGGCGGGATTGGATTGATGACGCATGTGTATGTGCCTCGGATGGCAGTGCTGCGTGTTCGCGTGCGCGAGCTGGCGGACGACGAAGGGTCGCCGATTCTCGATATCAAGGCGCGTGTGCAGCGCGTGATCATGACTGATCGTCGCCCGGCGTATCTCATCGGGACGAGTTTCGTCGATGTGACAGACGAGCAGCGGGCGATCATCCATCGCATTGCAGCCCGAATGGACGATCAGGATTCAAACTGA